A window of Rhododendron vialii isolate Sample 1 chromosome 11a, ASM3025357v1 contains these coding sequences:
- the LOC131307631 gene encoding uncharacterized protein LOC131307631, producing the protein MDIWPCICELPITQEWDESPSQLVFPLATSKPSRHSSSSTQSIQLIANRVSGSDSDGSLTFSVCLSGFEAADAEEIIWVSDACPLSSSQPFLPLILQLIQEIVSRSPTAHGSTCPHSELLNIMPDPVSWILDSHSPESFSGFFNFIFLTHLFWLCVFDAPSAVGSFYFHSLLAPNIQVFASKHALVLRTFFISVGVDVELRFMRTLGYILAKWLILKEVGVGLQSLTPSSSHNLGFSYAKESHGLWVLKGYAPVWGMTSTRFDGEQSRPKIVEAKESVLRYALAHQQLEAVVQLEYTVRFTDGFILVNARVDNVRVHVAKLGFNENGDDYYAGEKHFPSRIRLWVGPETGSSYVSGLSLGRSTDNMEREMETQRILKGSFGKLKVPKVKAMARTTTRTRMKNWRWDQDAEGNAALFDAVLCDNTTGTEVATWKPSGGGGGRPENRFRKRYAGANRSFTKSGGLVFGGDECGGVGWRLGKEMEGSVLKWRVGCQIWLSYWPNEVSSSYFETRCVEWCDEVDLPLISGN; encoded by the coding sequence ATGGATATCTGGCCATGCATTTGTGAACTCCCTATCACTCAAGAGTGGGACGAGTCACCCTCTCAACTCGTCTTCCCACTCGCCACCTCCAAACCAAGTCGACACAGCAGCAGCTCAACCCAGTCGATCCAACTCATAGCAAACAGGGTCTCCGGATCAGACTCCGACGGCTCGCTGACCTTCTCCGTTTGCCTGTCGGGATTCGAAGCTGCTGACGCGGAGGAGATCATCTGGGTTTCCGACGCGTGTCCTCTCTCCTCCAGCCAGCCCTTCTTGCCTCTCATCCTCCAGCTCATCCAAGAAATCGTCTCCCGCTCCCCCACCGCGCACGGCAGCACCTGCCCGCATTCGGAGCTCCTGAACATCATGCCCGACCCGGTCTCGTGGATCCTTGACTCCCACTCGCCCGAGTCATTCTCGGGTTTCTTCAACTTCATCTTCCTCACGCACCTCTTTTGGCTGTGTGTCTTCGACGCGCCTTCTGCAGTGGGCTCTTTCTATTTCCACTCCTTGTTAGCTCCAAACATCCAAGTTTTTGCGTCCAAACACGCCCTTGTTCTACGTACTTTTTTCATCTCAGTAGGAGTGGACGTAGAGCTTCGTTTCATGCGCACCCTCGGGTACATTTTAGCAAAATGGTTGATCTTAAAAGAGGTAGGCGTAGGGTTACAATCGTTAACCCCGTCGTCTTCTCATAATCTAGGGTTTTCTTATGCTAAGGAGTCCCATGGGTTGTGGGTTTTGAAAGGGTACGCGCCGGTATGGGGCATGACGAGCACGCGCTTTGATGGCGAACAAAGTCGGCCCAAAATAGTTGAAGCAAAAGAGTCTGTCCTAAGATACGCCTTGGCGCACCAGCAGTTGGAGGCTGTGGTCCAGTTGGAATATACAGTTAGGTTCACTGATGGGTTCATTCTCGTGAATGCACGTGTCGACAACGTACGCGTTCACGTGgcgaaattagggtttaatGAAAACGGCGATGATTATTATGCCGGCGAGAAGCATTTTCCGTCGAGAATACGACTCTGGGTCGGCCCGGAGACCGGGTCAAGCTACGTGTCCGGGTTGAGCTTGGGGCGATCCACGGATAACATGGAGAGGGAAATGGAAACGCAAAGAATTTTAAAGGGTAGTtttggaaaactaaaagttCCGAAGGTGAAGGCGATGGCGAGGACAACGACGAGGACGAGGATGAAGAATTGGAGATGGGACCAAGATGCGGAAGGTAACGCCGCGCTATTCGATGCGGTCCTGTGCGACAACACCACTGGCACCGAAGTTGCCACGTGGAAGCCGTCTGGTGGAGGCGGTGGTCGGCCAGAAAATAGATTCCGAAAGCGATACGCGGGAGCAAATAGGTCATTTACCAAGAGCGGGGGATTGGTGTTTGGGGGGGATGAGTGTGGAGGGGTAGGGTGGAGGTTGGGCAAAGAGATGGAAGGGAGTGTGCTGAAGTGGAGGGTAGGGTGCCAAATTTGGTTGAGTTATTGGCCAAATGAGGTGAGTAGTTCGTACTTTGAGACTAGGTGTGTGGAGTGGTGCGACGAGGTTGATTTGCCTTTGATTTCTGGTAATTAA